In one window of Mus pahari chromosome 3, PAHARI_EIJ_v1.1, whole genome shotgun sequence DNA:
- the Ctnnd1 gene encoding catenin delta-1: MDDSEVESTASILASVKEQEAQFEKLTRALEEERRHVSAQLERVRVSPQDASSLMANGTLTRRHQNGRFVGDADLERQKFSDLKLNGPQDHNHLLYSTIPRMQEPGQIVETYTEEDPEGAMSVVSVETTDDGTTRRTETTVKKVVKTMTTRTVQPVPMGPDGLPVDASAVSNNYIQTLGRDFRKNGNGGPGPYVGQAGTATLPRNFHYPPDGYGRHYEDGYPGGSDNYGSLSRVTRIEERYRPSMESYRAPSRQDVYGPQPQVRVGGSSVDLHRFHPEPYGLEDDQRSMGYDDLDYGMMSDYGTARRTGTPSDPRRRLRSYEDMIGEEVPPDQYYWAPLAQHERGSLASLDSLRKGMPPPSNWRQPELPEVIAMLSFRLDAVKSNAAAYLQHLCYRNDKVKTDVRKLKGIPILVGLLDHPKKEVHLGACGALKNISFGRDQDNKIAIKNCDGVPALVRLLRKARDMDLTEVITGTLWNLSSHDSIKMEIVDHALHALTDEVIIPHSGWEREPNEDCKPRHIEWESVLTNTAGCLRNVSSERSEARRKLRECDGLVDALIFIVQAEIGQKDSDSKLVENCVCLLRNLSYQVHREIPQAERYQEALPTVANSTGPHAASCFGIKKGKDEWFSRGKKPTEDPTNDTVDFPKRTSPARGYELLFQPEVVRIYISLLKESKTPAILEASAGAIQNLCAGRWTYGRYIRSALRQEKALSAIADLLTSEHERVVKAASGALRNLAVDARNKELIGKHAIPNLVKNLPGGQQNSSWNFSEDTVVSILNTINEVIAENLEAAKKLRETQGIEKLVLINKSGNRSEKEVRAAALVLQTIWGYKELRKPLEKEXWKKSDFQVNLNNASRSQSSHSYDDSTLPLIDRNQKSDKKPDREEIPMSNMGSNTKSLDNNYSTLNERGDHNRTLERSGDLGDMEPLKGAPLMQDEGQESLEEELDVLVLDDEGNQVSYSPMQKI, from the exons ATGGACGACTCAGAGGTGGAGTCGACCGCCAGCATCTTGGCCTCTGTGAAAGAACAAGAGGCCCAGTTTGAGAAGCTGACCCGGGCGCTGGAGGAGGAGCGGCGCCATGTCTCGGCGCAACTGGAACGCGTCCGGGTCTCACCACAAGATGCCAGCTCACTCATGGCCAATGGCACCCTCACCCGTCGGCATCAG AACGGTCGGTTTGTGGGCGATGCTGACCTTGAGAGACAGAAATTTTCAGATTTGAAACTCAACGGACCCCAG GATCACAACCACCTTCTGTACAGCACTATCCCCAGGATGCAGGAGCCAGGACAGATTGTGGAAACCTACACTGAGGAGGACCCTGAAGGAGCCATGTCTGTTGTTTCTGTGGAGACCACAGATGATGGGACCACTAGGCGCACGGAGACCACA GTCAAGAAAGTTGTGAAGACAATGACAACTCGGACAGTACAGCCTGTCCCCATGGGGCCAGACGGGCTGCCTGTGGACGCCTCAGCAGTCTCCAATAACTATATCCAGACCTTGGGCCGTGATTTCCGCAAGAATGGCAATGGGGGCCCTGGTCCCTACGTGGGGCAAGCGGGCACTGCCACTCTTCCTAGGAACTTCCACTATCCTCCAGATGGGTATGGCCGACACTATGAAGATGGTTATCCAGGTGGCAGTGACAACTACGGCAGTCTGTCCCGGGTGACCCGAATTGAGGAGCGGTATAGGCCCAGTATGGAAAGCTACCGGGCACCCAGTAGACAAGATGTCTATGGGCCCCAGCCCCAGGTTCGAGTAGGTGGGAGCAGTGTGGACCTGCATCGTTTTCATCCAGAGCCTTATGGGCTAGAGGATGACCAGCGCAGCATGGGCTATGATGACCTCGATTATGGCATGATGTCTGATTATGGTACTGCCCGTCGGACAGGAACACCCTCTGACCCTCGACGACGCCTCAG GAGCTATGAAGACATGATTGGTGAAGAGGTGCCACCTGATCAGTACTATTGGGCTCCTTTAGCTCAGCATGAGCGGGGAAGTTTAGCAAGCTTGGATAGTTTGCGCAAGGGAATGCCCCCACCTTCAAACTGGAGACAGCCTGAGCTGCCAGAGGTGATCGCCATGTTAAGCTTCCGCTTGGATGCTGTTAAGTCCAATGCAGCTGCATACCTGCAGCACTTATGCTACCGCAATGACAAGGTGAAGACTGACGTGCGGAAGCTCAAGGGTATCCCAATATTGGTAGGATTGTTAGACCATCCCAAAAAGGAAGTGCACCTCGGAGCCTGTGGAGCTCTCAAGAACATCTCTTTCGGACGTGACCAAGATAACAAGATTGCCATAAAAAACTGTGATGGTGTTCCTGCTCTGGTCCGATTGCTCCGAAAGGCTCGTGATATGGACCTGACTGAAGTGATTACTG GAACCCTGTGGAATCTCTCATCCCATGATTCGATCAAAATGGAGATTGTGGACCATGCACTACATGCCTTGACAGATGAAGTTATCATTCCACATTCTGGTTGGGAGAGAGAACCCAATGAAGACTGTAAGCCACGGCATATTGAATGGGAGTCAGTGCTTACCAACACTGCTGGCTGCCTTCG GAATGTAAGCTCAGAGAGGAGTGAAGCCCGGCGGAAACTTCGGGAATGTGACGGCTTAGTTGATGCCCTCATTTTCATCGTTCAGGCAGAAATTGGGCAGAAGGATTCAGACAGTAAG CTTGTGGAGAATTGTGTTTGCCTCCTCCGGAACTTATCATACCAAGTTCATCGTGAAATCCCACAGGCAGAGCGTTATCAGGAGGCCCTTCCTACTGTGGCTAACAGTACTGGGCCACATGCTGCCAGTTGCTTTGGCATCAAGAAGGGCA AAGATGAGTGGTTCTCCAGAG GGAAAAAGCCTACAGAAGATCCAACAAATGATACAGTGGATTTCCCTAAAAGAACTAGTCCTGCTCGAG GCTATGAACTCTTATTTCAGCCAGAAGTGGTGCGAATATACATTTCACTCCTTAAGGAGAGCAAGACACCCGCCATCTTAGAAGCCTCGGCTGGAGCTATCCAGAACTTGTGTGCTGGGCGCTGGACA TATGGCAGATACATCCGCTCTGCTCTTCGTCAGGAGAAGGCTCTCTCTGCCATAGCTGATCTCCTTACTAGTGAACATGAGCGAGTAGTGAAAGCTGCTTCTGGGGCACTGAGAAATCTGGCTGTGGATGCTCGGAACAAAGAGTTAATTG GCAAACATGCTATTCCTAACTTGGTAAAGAATCTGCCAGGAGGTCAACAGAACTCCTCCTGGAATTTCTCTGAGGATACTGTGGTCTCTATATTGAACACCATCAATGAAGTTATTGCTGAGAACTTAGAAGCTGCCAAAAAGCTTCGAGAGACCCAGGGTATTGAGAAGCTGGTGCTGATCAACAAATCAGG GAATCGTTCAGAAAAAGAGGTCCGGGCAGCAGCTCTTGTCTTGCAGACAATCTGGGGCTATAAGGAGCTCCGGAAGCCACTGGAAAAAGAANGATGGAAGAAATCAGACTTCCAG GTGAATCTAAATAATGCATCTAGAAGCCAGAGCAGCCATTCATATGATGATAGCACTCTCCCCCTCATTGACCGGAATCAAAAATCAG